A genomic segment from uncultured Marinifilum sp. encodes:
- the rpsR gene encoding 30S ribosomal protein S18: MAQNQSEIRYLTPPSVEIKKKKYCRFKKNKIKYIDYKDPEFLKKFLNEQGKILPRRITGTSLKYQRKVATAVKRARHLALLPYVTDMMK, translated from the coding sequence ATGGCACAAAATCAATCAGAAATCAGATATTTGACCCCACCTTCAGTTGAGATCAAAAAGAAAAAATACTGTCGTTTTAAGAAAAACAAGATCAAGTATATTGATTACAAAGATCCTGAATTTTTGAAAAAATTCTTAAACGAACAAGGAAAAATCTTACCTCGTCGTATCACAGGTACTTCTTTAAAATATCAAAGAAAGGTAGCTACTGCTGTTAAACGTGCTCGTCACTTAGCATTACTACCATACGTAACTGACATGATGAAATAA
- the rpsF gene encoding 30S ribosomal protein S6 codes for MLNHYETVFIVTPVLSEAQVKEAVEKFKTLITEGGGKIVNEENWGLRKLAYPIQKKSTGFYQLLQFDAPGELIEKLELNYRRDEKVIRFLTFKLDKYAFEYSIKRKGNLKTKEEK; via the coding sequence ATGTTGAATCATTATGAAACCGTTTTCATTGTAACTCCCGTTTTATCTGAGGCTCAGGTAAAGGAAGCGGTAGAAAAATTCAAGACTCTTATCACAGAAGGTGGCGGTAAGATCGTAAATGAAGAGAACTGGGGACTGCGTAAGTTGGCTTATCCAATTCAGAAAAAAAGCACTGGTTTTTACCAATTGCTTCAATTTGATGCTCCAGGTGAATTAATCGAGAAATTGGAATTAAATTACAGACGTGATGAGAAGGTCATTCGTTTCTTAACTTTCAAGCTTGATAAATACGCTTTTGAGTACTCAATTAAACGAAAAGGAAATCTTAAAACTAAAGAGGAGAAATAA
- a CDS encoding universal stress protein codes for MITLATYSYSRAQLLKTRLESEGVECYLKNLNMIQSAIGGGVKVRIKAEDLNRALKIIEELDLSYAQEDLDKSFPQKNLDVNRILVPVDFSDFSPKLCDYALGIAKKFNADILLFHTYFASAIESVPFSDSYTYNSTVVEVLSEVEKNAKAQIKELYYDIRNRLELEKCKGIEVDYVLSGGTASSEILNMCVKYKPDLMIMGSRGETAGTTNLLGSVVSNVLEETEVPVLILSDQGEHVDLDSVNNIMYATDFDKADFRAIANLKYITQAYDMKIHCVHFQEKESADPIGEHRMQVLRKYLKRALGDSEVSCRIIHEDEKTEGIEKYTQDHNIGLIAILARKHNLLQRLFFGQMSRKLFIKTHIPILVFH; via the coding sequence ATGATAACATTAGCGACATATAGTTACTCCAGAGCCCAGCTGCTTAAAACTCGTTTGGAATCGGAGGGAGTGGAGTGCTATTTAAAAAATTTGAATATGATACAATCTGCCATTGGTGGTGGTGTTAAAGTTCGAATTAAAGCAGAAGATCTTAATCGGGCTCTAAAAATTATCGAAGAACTCGATTTAAGTTATGCTCAGGAGGATTTGGACAAAAGTTTTCCTCAAAAGAATCTGGATGTGAATAGAATATTGGTTCCGGTTGATTTTTCTGATTTCTCACCAAAACTTTGTGACTATGCGCTTGGGATCGCAAAAAAATTCAATGCCGATATTTTATTGTTTCATACCTATTTCGCTTCGGCAATAGAATCGGTTCCATTCTCAGATAGTTATACTTATAACTCAACAGTAGTAGAGGTTTTATCGGAAGTAGAGAAAAATGCTAAAGCACAAATTAAAGAGCTTTATTATGATATTCGTAATAGATTAGAATTAGAAAAATGCAAAGGAATTGAAGTAGATTATGTATTAAGTGGAGGAACTGCATCTTCCGAGATTTTAAATATGTGCGTTAAATACAAGCCAGATTTAATGATTATGGGAAGTAGAGGCGAAACAGCCGGAACAACAAATTTACTTGGCAGTGTTGTTTCAAATGTATTGGAAGAAACAGAAGTTCCTGTTTTAATACTATCAGATCAAGGTGAACATGTTGACTTAGATAGTGTTAATAATATTATGTATGCAACAGATTTTGATAAAGCAGACTTTAGAGCTATAGCGAATTTAAAATACATAACGCAAGCTTATGATATGAAAATTCATTGTGTTCATTTTCAGGAGAAAGAAAGTGCAGATCCAATAGGGGAGCATAGAATGCAAGTGCTTAGAAAATATTTAAAAAGAGCACTAGGTGATTCTGAAGTAAGCTGCAGAATTATTCATGAGGATGAAAAAACTGAAGGAATAGAAAAATATACTCAAGATCATAATATTGGTTTAATTGCAATTTTAGCTCGAAAACATAATTTATTGCAGAGGTTATTTTTCGGCCAAATGTCCAGAAAACTATTTATAAAAACACATATTCCAATTTTGGTTTTTCATTAA
- the mtaB gene encoding tRNA (N(6)-L-threonylcarbamoyladenosine(37)-C(2))-methylthiotransferase MtaB, protein MKKKVAFKTLGCRLNQYETDALASQFQENGYESVSFDKEADIYVINTCTVTQQSDHKSRNFINQINRRNPHSVLVVTGCMANNAKKELENKTEINYVVGNDQKSSIFSLVEAHYKGEIIHPSNLNSDLFSYESTNEGFHTRSMVKIQDGCDNFCTFCIIPSVRGRAISRPVSDILNNIKTLVANGSKEIVLTGVNIGRYNFESNNFDDLVEKILDLKGDFRLRISSLEPDGFGEKFLNLLNHPKMTPHLHLCLQSGSESILMQMRRMYTAKRFKEIVTKIKAQNPYFNITTDAIVGFPNESDEDFETTCTLVKELNFGHVHTFKYSIRKGTRAERMPNQIDEHIKTKRSEILRKISDDVKMEYRKSFIGKEQVILVEKTWNGKAKGYGENYIPIEFNGQNIKVNQFYKLKITDIYTKNNDPILLGELI, encoded by the coding sequence GTGAAAAAAAAGGTAGCGTTTAAGACATTAGGTTGTCGTTTAAATCAATATGAAACAGATGCTTTAGCTTCTCAGTTTCAGGAAAATGGATATGAATCGGTTTCTTTTGATAAAGAGGCTGACATATATGTAATTAACACATGTACAGTTACTCAGCAAAGCGATCATAAATCACGAAATTTTATTAATCAGATTAATAGAAGAAATCCCCATTCTGTATTAGTTGTGACAGGCTGTATGGCTAACAACGCTAAAAAAGAACTGGAAAACAAAACTGAAATAAATTATGTAGTTGGAAACGATCAAAAATCATCTATTTTTTCACTAGTCGAAGCACATTATAAAGGTGAAATTATACATCCATCAAATTTAAATTCAGATCTTTTTTCTTATGAATCAACAAACGAAGGTTTTCATACCCGTAGTATGGTTAAAATTCAGGATGGTTGCGATAACTTTTGCACATTTTGTATTATTCCATCTGTAAGAGGTCGTGCCATTAGCCGGCCTGTTTCAGATATTCTTAACAATATTAAAACTCTTGTAGCTAATGGTTCAAAAGAAATTGTATTAACTGGTGTAAATATCGGACGATATAATTTCGAGTCTAATAACTTTGACGATCTAGTAGAGAAAATTTTAGATCTAAAAGGAGATTTCCGACTTCGAATTTCATCATTGGAACCAGATGGTTTTGGAGAAAAGTTTCTAAACTTGCTGAATCACCCAAAAATGACACCACATCTGCATTTGTGCTTACAAAGTGGATCTGAATCGATTTTAATGCAGATGCGAAGAATGTATACTGCTAAACGTTTTAAAGAAATTGTTACTAAAATAAAAGCACAAAACCCTTATTTTAATATTACAACAGATGCAATTGTTGGTTTTCCGAACGAAAGTGATGAAGATTTTGAAACAACATGTACATTAGTAAAAGAATTAAACTTTGGACATGTACATACTTTTAAATACTCTATTCGGAAGGGAACACGAGCTGAAAGAATGCCAAATCAAATTGATGAACATATAAAAACAAAAAGAAGTGAAATTTTAAGAAAAATTTCGGATGATGTAAAAATGGAATATCGGAAATCTTTTATTGGAAAAGAACAAGTTATTCTTGTTGAAAAAACATGGAATGGTAAGGCTAAAGGATATGGTGAAAATTACATTCCAATAGAGTTTAATGGTCAAAATATTAAGGTAAATCAATTTTACAAACTTAAAATTACTGATATTTATACTAAGAATAATGACCCCATTTTACTTGGAGAATTAATATAG
- the miaB gene encoding tRNA (N6-isopentenyl adenosine(37)-C2)-methylthiotransferase MiaB, giving the protein MKYHLVALGCQMNASDGERVRSVIEKMGYQWTDQEEEANLIGILACSVRQKAIDKVYSKIHKWNKWKNKRNLLTFVSGCVLPSDLEKFLKLFDILFQMKDLPNLPEMIQQYGMATPIGLQQGFDSQNENISEFWNVKPNYTSNFEAFIPIQNGCDKFCSFCAVPYTRGREISRPSAEIVKEIESLVNKGYKSISLLGQNVNSYGLDKNGNEVDFPQLLRMIGELGKRLDREFWIYFTSPHPRDMTDEVIQVIADYKCLAKQIHLPIQSGDDKVLIHMNRKHGMEKYRQIVKTIKKLIPEATLFTDIIVGFTGESNEQFENTRKAMAEFKYNMAYIAMYSPRPGALSHRWFDNVSLDIKKQRHQQLTEDLKVHSRNHNEQMLGKTFRVLVRGIARNKAYLMALTEGKINVRFLSEDKKLIGQFVDIKITSAADFSVEGELIR; this is encoded by the coding sequence ATGAAATATCATTTAGTTGCATTAGGATGCCAAATGAATGCCTCCGATGGTGAGCGTGTTAGGTCTGTTATTGAAAAAATGGGCTATCAATGGACCGACCAAGAAGAAGAGGCAAATTTAATTGGAATTTTAGCTTGTTCTGTTCGGCAAAAAGCCATAGATAAGGTATATTCCAAAATCCATAAATGGAATAAATGGAAAAATAAACGTAACTTATTAACGTTTGTTTCTGGCTGTGTTTTACCATCCGACTTGGAAAAATTTTTAAAATTATTCGATATTTTATTCCAAATGAAAGACTTGCCAAACCTACCTGAGATGATTCAGCAATATGGTATGGCTACGCCTATTGGTTTACAGCAAGGGTTCGACTCTCAAAATGAAAACATCTCTGAATTTTGGAATGTTAAACCAAACTACACTTCTAATTTTGAGGCTTTTATACCCATACAAAATGGTTGTGATAAATTTTGTTCATTCTGTGCTGTTCCGTACACCAGAGGGCGAGAAATATCTCGGCCCTCTGCTGAAATTGTAAAGGAAATAGAAAGTTTAGTAAATAAAGGGTATAAATCCATAAGCTTACTTGGGCAAAATGTTAACTCTTACGGACTCGATAAAAATGGAAATGAAGTCGATTTCCCTCAATTATTAAGAATGATTGGTGAATTGGGCAAACGATTAGATAGAGAATTTTGGATCTATTTTACTTCCCCACATCCTAGAGATATGACCGATGAAGTAATTCAAGTAATCGCTGATTATAAGTGTTTAGCAAAACAAATTCATTTACCAATTCAATCAGGTGATGATAAAGTTTTGATTCACATGAACCGCAAGCACGGTATGGAAAAGTATAGACAAATTGTTAAGACTATTAAAAAATTAATACCTGAAGCAACTCTATTTACCGATATTATAGTTGGTTTTACTGGTGAAAGTAATGAGCAGTTCGAAAATACAAGAAAAGCTATGGCCGAGTTCAAATATAATATGGCCTATATAGCTATGTATTCACCAAGACCTGGTGCACTTAGTCACAGATGGTTCGATAATGTTAGTCTGGATATAAAAAAACAAAGACACCAACAATTAACCGAAGACTTAAAAGTACATTCCAGAAACCATAACGAACAAATGCTTGGAAAAACTTTTAGAGTACTTGTAAGAGGAATAGCTCGGAATAAAGCCTACTTAATGGCTTTAACAGAAGGCAAAATCAATGTTCGATTTTTATCGGAAGACAAAAAGCTTATTGGACAATTTGTTGATATTAAAATAACTTCGGCTGCTGATTTTTCAGTAGAAGGAGAGCTTATTAGATAA
- a CDS encoding FAD-dependent oxidoreductase translates to MRSHKIITIRNLTPSTYVIQMEKKDFIFKTGQYITIGFPGSIDRREYSIYSSENDKYLKVLIKEIDEGLVSKKLKKCKPGDFLDIDGPFGHFSLQENELETRKFLFIATGTGISPIHSFIATHPNLNYTLIHGVRKENEAYDRDEYKNGNYVSVHFSRRDR, encoded by the coding sequence ATGAGATCGCATAAAATTATTACAATCCGAAATCTAACTCCATCTACTTATGTTATTCAGATGGAAAAAAAAGATTTTATATTTAAAACTGGTCAGTATATTACTATAGGATTTCCAGGTAGTATTGATAGAAGAGAGTATTCAATTTATAGTTCGGAAAATGATAAGTACCTTAAAGTTCTAATAAAAGAAATTGATGAAGGATTAGTTTCTAAGAAACTGAAAAAATGTAAACCTGGAGATTTTCTTGATATTGATGGCCCTTTTGGGCATTTCTCTTTGCAAGAAAATGAATTAGAAACTAGAAAATTCTTGTTTATAGCTACAGGAACTGGCATATCACCAATTCATAGTTTCATAGCAACACATCCTAATTTAAATTATACTCTAATTCATGGTGTTAGAAAAGAAAATGAAGCTTATGATCGTGATGAATATAAAAATGGAAATTATGTATCTGTGCACTTCTCGCGAAGAGACAGGTAA
- a CDS encoding pimeloyl-ACP methyl esterase BioG family protein → MKTKWIYKNNKDKCILFMNGWACDERILNALKSDSYDVIMCYDYKDILLPKEVELLFSNYEEVSLIAWSIGVYVGNMVLDYYKDLFTNKIAINGSLSPINNSKGIPESVFQEIVDNLNEENHEKFWSRMYGGRNSYIQFQDNLPKRELEEQKEELITLQSIISSHHISWNIFNIAFIGKKDIIFPPENQKNAWTNSLKLIERNVPHYCFNNWELWDEIIEDLTRDK, encoded by the coding sequence ATGAAAACTAAATGGATTTACAAAAACAACAAGGATAAATGCATTCTTTTTATGAATGGCTGGGCTTGTGACGAAAGAATTTTAAATGCCTTAAAATCGGATTCTTACGATGTTATAATGTGCTACGATTATAAAGATATACTTTTACCAAAAGAAGTAGAACTACTGTTTTCAAATTACGAAGAAGTAAGTTTAATTGCATGGTCAATTGGAGTTTATGTTGGAAATATGGTACTCGATTATTATAAAGATCTTTTTACCAATAAAATTGCAATTAATGGTAGCTTATCTCCTATTAACAATTCAAAAGGAATTCCTGAATCTGTTTTTCAAGAAATAGTAGATAATTTGAATGAAGAAAACCATGAAAAATTTTGGTCGAGAATGTACGGCGGTAGAAATAGCTACATTCAATTTCAGGACAATTTACCAAAAAGAGAATTGGAAGAACAAAAAGAAGAACTAATTACTTTACAAAGTATTATAAGTAGTCATCACATAAGCTGGAACATATTTAATATAGCATTTATTGGTAAAAAAGATATTATTTTTCCTCCTGAAAATCAGAAGAATGCTTGGACTAACTCACTTAAACTAATTGAAAGAAACGTTCCTCATTATTGTTTTAATAATTGGGAATTATGGGATGAAATCATTGAAGATTTAACAAGAGATAAATAA
- a CDS encoding 8-amino-7-oxononanoate synthase, whose protein sequence is MNDYLEKYKLELDKLNEAGNLRSLKKISTNDIKVNLSSNDYLGVSKKNIPRPKGNSFGSGSSRLLTGNFKEYYLLENELENLYGRASLFFNSGYHANIGILSALASKGDLILCDKQNHASIIDGIRLSSADYIRFKHKDYSSLKQILKTKRNKYERVFIVSESVFSMDGDDANIYQLIEIKKEFNCFLYIDEAHALGVRGEKGLGLAEEKNCILEIDLLIGTFGKAMNSIGAFVICDSIIKEYLINKMRSLIFTTALPPIVISWNYIMLRTIVKMKMEREHLIALSDKLRKNLKELGIETNGNSNIVPILIGDSQKCVNLAEYLQEKGYLALPIRPPAVPKGSARLRLSVCADMDWDDIKDLPVLIKNYCNEN, encoded by the coding sequence ATGAATGATTATTTAGAAAAATATAAGCTAGAGTTAGATAAATTGAATGAAGCAGGTAATTTAAGAAGCTTAAAAAAGATATCTACAAACGACATAAAAGTAAATTTATCGTCGAATGATTATCTTGGAGTTAGCAAAAAAAATATACCGCGCCCTAAGGGTAATTCATTTGGTTCTGGCTCCTCTCGCCTTTTAACTGGTAATTTTAAGGAATATTACTTGTTAGAAAACGAATTAGAGAACCTTTATGGTCGAGCGTCCTTGTTTTTTAATTCTGGCTATCATGCTAATATTGGTATTTTATCAGCTTTAGCTTCGAAAGGAGATTTAATTTTGTGCGATAAACAAAATCACGCAAGTATTATCGATGGAATACGACTCTCGAGTGCTGATTATATAAGATTTAAACACAAAGATTATAGTAGTTTAAAGCAAATACTTAAAACTAAGAGAAATAAATACGAACGCGTTTTTATTGTTAGCGAATCTGTATTCAGCATGGATGGTGATGATGCCAATATTTATCAATTAATTGAAATTAAAAAGGAATTTAACTGCTTTTTATATATTGATGAAGCCCATGCCTTAGGAGTAAGAGGCGAAAAAGGCCTGGGTTTAGCTGAAGAAAAAAATTGCATACTTGAAATAGATTTGCTAATTGGAACCTTTGGAAAAGCAATGAATTCGATAGGTGCATTTGTTATTTGCGATTCGATAATAAAAGAATACCTCATTAATAAAATGAGATCCCTTATTTTTACAACTGCATTACCACCAATTGTAATTAGTTGGAATTATATTATGTTGCGAACCATTGTTAAAATGAAAATGGAACGTGAACATTTAATTGCTTTATCGGATAAATTACGTAAAAATCTAAAAGAACTTGGCATTGAAACGAATGGCAACTCGAATATCGTACCAATACTAATTGGAGACAGTCAAAAATGTGTAAATTTAGCTGAATATCTTCAGGAAAAAGGATATTTAGCCCTTCCTATACGACCACCAGCTGTGCCTAAAGGATCGGCTAGATTAAGATTATCGGTTTGTGCCGATATGGATTGGGATGATATAAAAGATTTACCTGTACTGATTAAAAACTATTGCAATGAAAACTAA
- a CDS encoding thioredoxin family protein: MKILRTATLISIFLLFFLAANAQKIYNPNANAKKDIENAISKAKKEGKHVLIQVGGNWCPWCIKMHNYLETEQEINKLLKNNYVFLEVNYSKENKNKEVLKALGYPQRFGFPVMVVLNSQGKRLHTQNTGNLEKDKAYDTRKVKSFLYNWRPDALNPAHYR; encoded by the coding sequence ATGAAAATATTAAGAACAGCAACACTTATTAGCATATTTTTACTATTTTTTTTAGCTGCAAATGCTCAAAAAATTTATAATCCGAATGCTAATGCCAAAAAGGATATTGAAAATGCAATTTCTAAAGCTAAAAAAGAGGGAAAACATGTTTTAATTCAGGTAGGTGGAAACTGGTGTCCGTGGTGTATTAAAATGCATAATTATTTGGAAACAGAACAAGAAATAAATAAGCTCTTAAAGAATAATTACGTGTTTTTAGAAGTAAATTATAGTAAAGAAAATAAAAACAAGGAAGTACTTAAAGCTTTGGGGTATCCACAGCGATTTGGCTTTCCAGTAATGGTAGTGCTTAATTCTCAAGGAAAAAGATTACATACTCAGAATACTGGGAATCTTGAAAAGGATAAAGCTTATGATACAAGAAAAGTGAAATCTTTTCTCTACAATTGGCGTCCAGATGCTCTTAATCCTGCTCATTACAGGTAA
- a CDS encoding FKBP-type peptidyl-prolyl cis-trans isomerase, producing MTISKDKVVSVIYELKTDPTGEIIEKAVTETPLTFLCGAGQMLEKFEANLMGLKVGDAFDFKLETAEAYGEASEQAVIELPKNIFEVNGEFDTEVIKEGNVVPMQDSAGRRMNGIVLEIADETVKMDFNHPLAGDDLFFKGEVIEVREATEEEMKAAYAPQGGCDSGSCDSGSCGSCSC from the coding sequence ATGACTATTTCAAAAGATAAGGTAGTTTCTGTTATTTATGAACTAAAAACTGATCCTACAGGTGAAATTATTGAGAAAGCTGTAACTGAAACTCCACTAACATTTTTATGTGGAGCAGGTCAAATGTTAGAGAAATTTGAAGCTAATCTTATGGGACTAAAAGTAGGAGATGCTTTTGATTTTAAATTGGAAACAGCAGAAGCTTATGGTGAGGCTTCAGAACAAGCAGTTATCGAATTGCCTAAGAATATTTTTGAAGTTAATGGTGAGTTTGATACAGAGGTAATTAAAGAAGGTAACGTTGTTCCTATGCAAGATAGTGCAGGACGTAGAATGAACGGTATTGTTTTAGAAATTGCTGACGAGACTGTAAAAATGGATTTTAATCACCCATTAGCAGGAGATGATCTTTTCTTTAAAGGAGAAGTTATTGAAGTTAGAGAAGCAACAGAAGAAGAAATGAAAGCTGCTTATGCACCACAAGGTGGTTGTGACAGTGGAAGTTGTGATAGCGGAAGCTGTGGAAGTTGTTCTTGCTAA
- a CDS encoding dicarboxylate/amino acid:cation symporter: protein MWKRLPLYVKILIGMGLGIIAGMLAVYFNFTKFTNDWIKPWGSIFLNLLKLIAVPLIFVSLVKGISSLSSISKLSRIGLKTISLYVISTIIAVSFGLLLVNNFEPGNTFPDHKKVELQERFGSTITVKKDQANNLKEESPLQFIVDIVPDNFFKAATDNSKMLQVIFFAILFGIAMVVLEDKKVKVVRDFFNGIDAIVLKIIDIIMLFAPYGVFALIAGLIVDFSGDIDLFTALAYYAVTVIGGLLIMIFVIYPLLLKIFTPIKYTDFYKAISPAQLLAFSTSSSAATLPVTMECVENKMGVSNEVASFVLPVGVTINMDGTSCYQAIAAVFIAQVFGVNLDLYDQLIIVVTATLASIGTPGVPGGSIVMLIIVLTSVGIPIEGLALILGIDRPLDMLRTVVNVTGDATVSTIVAKTEGKLNYNPKIITKNI, encoded by the coding sequence ATGTGGAAACGATTACCTCTTTATGTGAAGATTCTAATTGGAATGGGATTGGGAATTATAGCTGGAATGTTAGCTGTTTATTTTAATTTCACAAAATTTACCAACGATTGGATTAAACCATGGGGTAGTATTTTTCTTAATTTATTAAAATTAATTGCTGTTCCATTAATTTTTGTATCTCTGGTTAAAGGAATATCCAGTCTTTCGAGTATTTCTAAACTTTCGCGCATTGGCCTAAAAACCATATCTTTATATGTAATCTCTACCATTATTGCAGTAAGTTTTGGTTTATTGTTGGTGAATAATTTCGAACCAGGTAATACTTTTCCCGATCACAAAAAAGTTGAACTGCAAGAGCGATTTGGATCTACGATTACTGTCAAAAAAGATCAGGCTAATAATCTAAAAGAGGAATCTCCATTACAATTTATTGTAGATATTGTTCCAGATAATTTTTTTAAAGCGGCAACCGATAATTCAAAAATGCTTCAGGTAATATTCTTTGCAATTTTGTTTGGCATAGCTATGGTTGTACTAGAAGATAAAAAAGTAAAAGTTGTAAGAGATTTTTTTAATGGTATTGATGCCATAGTTCTTAAAATAATAGATATTATTATGCTGTTTGCACCCTATGGTGTATTTGCATTAATAGCAGGTTTAATTGTTGATTTTTCTGGTGATATTGATTTATTTACAGCTTTAGCATATTATGCTGTTACTGTTATTGGTGGATTATTAATCATGATTTTCGTGATATATCCTTTACTGTTGAAAATTTTTACTCCCATAAAATATACCGATTTTTATAAAGCTATTTCACCAGCCCAGCTTTTGGCATTTTCTACCAGTTCCAGCGCAGCAACACTTCCTGTAACAATGGAATGCGTTGAAAATAAAATGGGAGTTTCTAACGAAGTGGCCAGTTTTGTATTGCCAGTCGGGGTAACCATTAATATGGATGGAACAAGTTGTTACCAAGCAATTGCAGCAGTTTTTATAGCTCAAGTTTTTGGTGTAAATCTGGATTTATACGATCAATTAATAATTGTTGTAACAGCAACGCTAGCTTCCATAGGTACTCCTGGTGTTCCCGGTGGTAGTATTGTTATGCTCATTATTGTACTAACATCTGTGGGCATTCCAATCGAAGGACTTGCATTAATATTAGGAATCGACAGACCCTTAGATATGCTACGAACAGTTGTTAACGTTACTGGCGATGCTACTGTATCGACAATTGTAGCTAAAACCGAAGGTAAATTGAATTATAATCCAAAAATTATTACAAAAAATATTTAG